One stretch of Sphingomonas bisphenolicum DNA includes these proteins:
- a CDS encoding TrbC/VirB2 family protein, whose amino-acid sequence MTLFWNDAAARRKALIWGMLGLALVMLLLWPHAAWASDTTGGLPYESYLTKVRQSMTGTVGYTFALVGIVVAGGVLIFGGDLNGFVRTLLLIVLVASMLVGANSVLSSITGGGAVITGTASPALAG is encoded by the coding sequence ATGACGTTGTTTTGGAATGACGCCGCCGCCCGCCGTAAGGCGCTCATATGGGGTATGCTGGGGCTGGCGCTCGTCATGCTCCTGCTCTGGCCTCACGCGGCTTGGGCCTCGGATACCACGGGCGGCCTGCCTTACGAATCCTATCTGACCAAGGTGCGCCAGTCGATGACCGGCACCGTCGGTTATACCTTCGCCCTCGTCGGCATCGTCGTTGCCGGTGGTGTCCTGATCTTCGGCGGCGATCTCAACGGCTTTGTGCGAACGCTGTTGCTGATCGTCCTCGTCGCCTCGATGCTCGTCGGCGCTAACTCGGTCCTGTCCTCCATCACGGGCGGCGGTGCGGTGATTACCGGCACCGCTTCGCCCGCGCTGGCAGGCTAA
- a CDS encoding conjugal transfer protein TrbD: protein MALRSVPIRRSGVRNNLFLGGDRELVMLTGLASMALIVPAINSLKAWAAGLLIWFAGVWACRLMAKSDPLMRFVYMRHRTYRPYYPAHSTPFRKNGRLQFRRYRQPGKKK, encoded by the coding sequence ATGGCTCTGCGATCAGTGCCTATTCGCCGCTCTGGCGTCCGCAACAATCTGTTTTTGGGTGGGGACCGCGAGCTGGTCATGCTCACGGGCCTAGCGTCGATGGCGCTGATCGTTCCGGCCATCAATTCCTTGAAGGCGTGGGCCGCTGGCCTGCTGATCTGGTTTGCAGGCGTGTGGGCCTGTCGTCTCATGGCGAAATCGGACCCGCTGATGCGGTTCGTTTACATGCGGCACCGCACCTATCGCCCCTACTACCCGGCCCACTCCACGCCCTTCCGCAAGAACGGCCGCCTGCAATTCCGCCGCTACCGGCAACCGGGGAAGAAAAAATGA
- a CDS encoding VirB4 family type IV secretion/conjugal transfer ATPase has translation MIQTIAVVIAIFGAALLAVLAFASFANAAERKLARYRSKDEGLADLLNYGAMVDDGVIVGKNGSFMAAWIYEGDDNASSTDRQRDMVSFRINQALAGLGNGWMIHVDAPRRPAAAYSAAGLSHFPDPVTDAIDQERRELFQSLGTMYEGYFVITATYFPPVIAEQKFVELMFDDDRERPNNKQRTADLVERFKREITTFESRLSSAVKLTRLRAHKVENEDGSTVTHDDFLRWLQFCVTGKNQPVVLPSNPMYLDSIIGGVEMWTGVIPRIGNKFVQTVAIEGFPMESTPGILSALGELPIEYRWSTRFIFMDLHEAVKHLEDFRKKWRQKVRGFFDQVFQTNSGKIDQDALSMVADADNALEEVNSGLIAQGYYTGVVVLTDESRDKVEQAARQLEKAINALGFAARIETVNNLEAFLGTLPGHGVENVRRPIINTMNLADLMPTSSIWTGLDHAPCPMYPPSSPPLMSGVTNGSTPFRLNLHVRDVGHSFIFGPTGAGKSTLLGLLAAQLRRYPGMSIFAFDKGLSLYPLAKAVGGAHFTVAGDDEKLAFCPLQFLETKSDRAWAMDWIDTILALNGVATTPAQRNEIGNAIVNMHASGGKTLSEFVVTIQDETVREAIRTYTVDGSMGHLLDAEHDGLSLSEFTVFEVEELMNLGEKYALPVLLYLFRRIERSLKGQPAAIILDEAWIMLGHPAFRAKIREWLRVLRKSNCLVLMATQSLSDAANSGILDVIVESTATKIFLPNVYARDDDTAQLYRRMGLNTRQIEILATAIPKRQYYYLSEQGRRLFELALGPVALSFVGATDKESIATIKALEAAYGPAWVNEWLAIRGVESTINIGRAAAAPYTSEKLHESV, from the coding sequence ATGATCCAGACAATCGCTGTCGTCATAGCGATCTTCGGGGCGGCCCTGCTCGCGGTCCTCGCCTTTGCGTCCTTCGCCAACGCGGCCGAACGCAAGCTGGCCCGGTATCGCTCCAAGGATGAAGGGCTTGCCGATCTGCTCAACTATGGGGCGATGGTCGATGATGGCGTAATCGTCGGCAAGAACGGCTCGTTCATGGCCGCGTGGATTTATGAGGGCGACGATAACGCCAGCTCCACCGACCGCCAGCGCGATATGGTCAGCTTTCGGATCAACCAAGCTCTCGCCGGGCTGGGCAATGGCTGGATGATCCACGTTGACGCGCCGCGCCGCCCTGCTGCCGCCTACTCGGCTGCGGGTCTGTCGCATTTTCCTGACCCGGTGACGGACGCCATAGATCAGGAAAGGCGCGAATTATTCCAGTCCCTCGGCACCATGTATGAGGGCTATTTCGTCATTACCGCGACCTATTTCCCTCCGGTCATAGCGGAGCAAAAGTTTGTCGAGCTGATGTTTGACGACGATCGGGAGCGGCCGAACAACAAGCAACGCACGGCCGACCTGGTTGAACGCTTCAAGCGCGAAATCACCACATTTGAAAGCCGTCTGTCCTCGGCCGTGAAGCTGACCCGCCTTCGCGCTCACAAGGTCGAAAATGAGGACGGCTCGACCGTGACGCACGACGACTTTTTGCGGTGGCTGCAATTCTGCGTCACCGGCAAAAATCAGCCGGTCGTGCTGCCCTCGAACCCGATGTATCTCGATTCCATCATCGGCGGTGTCGAAATGTGGACGGGCGTAATCCCGCGCATCGGCAACAAGTTCGTCCAGACGGTAGCGATCGAAGGTTTCCCGATGGAATCGACGCCGGGCATCCTCTCGGCGCTGGGCGAGCTGCCGATTGAATATCGCTGGTCCACGCGGTTCATATTTATGGACCTCCATGAAGCTGTGAAACACCTTGAGGATTTCCGCAAAAAGTGGCGGCAAAAGGTTCGCGGCTTCTTCGATCAGGTTTTCCAGACCAACAGCGGCAAGATAGATCAGGACGCCCTTTCGATGGTGGCCGATGCCGATAATGCGCTGGAGGAAGTCAACTCCGGCCTTATCGCACAAGGATACTATACCGGCGTCGTCGTCCTGACGGACGAAAGCCGCGATAAGGTAGAACAGGCCGCGCGCCAGCTTGAAAAGGCTATCAACGCACTCGGTTTCGCGGCCCGTATCGAGACGGTGAACAACCTAGAGGCGTTCTTGGGCACGCTGCCGGGGCATGGCGTCGAAAACGTCCGCCGCCCGATCATCAACACCATGAACCTAGCCGACCTGATGCCGACCAGCTCGATATGGACCGGCCTCGATCATGCGCCGTGCCCGATGTATCCGCCCAGCTCGCCCCCGCTCATGTCTGGCGTCACCAACGGCTCCACGCCGTTCCGGCTCAATCTCCACGTCCGCGACGTGGGGCATAGCTTCATCTTCGGCCCCACGGGCGCAGGCAAGTCAACGCTGCTCGGCCTGCTCGCCGCCCAGCTCCGCCGCTATCCCGGCATGTCCATTTTCGCGTTCGACAAGGGCCTGTCGCTCTACCCGCTGGCGAAGGCGGTGGGCGGGGCGCATTTCACTGTCGCCGGGGATGACGAAAAGCTCGCCTTCTGCCCGCTCCAATTCCTCGAAACCAAGTCCGATCGCGCATGGGCAATGGATTGGATCGACACAATCCTAGCCCTCAACGGCGTGGCGACCACGCCCGCGCAACGCAACGAAATCGGCAACGCCATCGTCAACATGCACGCCAGCGGGGGCAAAACCCTCTCTGAATTTGTGGTCACGATTCAGGATGAAACGGTGCGCGAGGCGATCCGCACCTACACGGTGGACGGCTCTATGGGCCATCTTCTCGATGCGGAACATGACGGCCTGAGCCTGTCGGAATTTACCGTGTTTGAAGTCGAGGAGCTGATGAACCTCGGTGAAAAATACGCGCTGCCGGTCCTCCTCTATCTTTTCCGGCGTATCGAGCGATCTTTGAAGGGCCAGCCTGCCGCGATCATCCTTGATGAAGCATGGATTATGCTGGGGCATCCCGCCTTCCGGGCCAAAATCCGCGAATGGCTCCGGGTGCTGCGCAAGTCCAACTGCCTTGTTCTCATGGCAACGCAAAGCCTGTCTGACGCCGCAAATTCGGGCATCCTTGACGTTATCGTGGAGTCCACCGCGACCAAGATTTTCCTGCCGAACGTCTATGCGCGCGATGACGATACCGCCCAACTCTACAGACGCATGGGCCTCAATACACGCCAGATTGAAATCTTGGCGACGGCCATCCCCAAGCGCCAATATTACTATCTCTCGGAACAGGGGCGGCGGCTCTTTGAGCTGGCGCTAGGCCCCGTGGCCCTGTCCTTCGTCGGCGCGACCGACAAGGAATCCATCGCCACCATTAAGGCCCTTGAAGCGGCCTATGGCCCGGCATGGGTCAACGAGTGGCTGGCCATCCGTGGCGTCGAATCCACCATCAATATCGGCCGCGCGGCGGCGGCCCCCTATACCTCGGAGAAGCTGCATGAGTCTGTTTGA
- a CDS encoding VirB8/TrbF family protein produces the protein MSLFDKLRGRRAAESAPVDPNPYLNARRQWNEHVGGIAASRRLWQTMAILSMLIVLAAVGGIIAIGSQSKFIPYVVRVDSLGDAIATQRADVASPVDARVVQAQVGSFIQSARMVTADVELQKQAIFRVYGMLAPNDPALAKMTDYLNGNPDNTPFARAARETVSVEIASVIQQTKTSWQVDWTETERDRQGQPIQPPAKMRALVTIRVAPPSSATTEEQIKQNPLGVFVQDFSWSRTL, from the coding sequence ATGAGTCTGTTTGACAAGCTGCGGGGGCGGCGAGCTGCGGAAAGCGCCCCGGTTGATCCCAACCCCTACCTGAACGCGCGGCGGCAATGGAATGAGCATGTGGGCGGCATCGCTGCCTCGCGGCGCTTGTGGCAGACTATGGCAATCCTTTCGATGCTGATCGTCCTCGCCGCTGTCGGCGGCATCATAGCGATTGGCAGTCAGTCGAAATTCATCCCTTACGTGGTCCGCGTGGACTCGCTGGGGGACGCGATAGCGACCCAGCGGGCCGATGTGGCTTCGCCGGTCGATGCGCGCGTGGTGCAAGCGCAAGTCGGCTCCTTCATCCAGTCGGCCCGCATGGTGACGGCTGACGTTGAACTCCAAAAGCAAGCCATTTTCCGGGTCTATGGGATGCTCGCGCCGAACGATCCGGCGTTGGCAAAGATGACCGACTATCTCAACGGCAATCCCGACAATACGCCTTTCGCCCGCGCGGCGCGGGAAACCGTGTCGGTCGAAATCGCCTCGGTAATTCAGCAAACCAAGACCTCTTGGCAGGTCGATTGGACCGAGACGGAGCGCGATCGGCAAGGCCAGCCTATCCAGCCTCCGGCGAAAATGCGCGCGCTCGTCACGATCCGCGTTGCGCCGCCCAGCTCGGCCACCACGGAGGAACAAATTAAGCAAAACCCCTTGGGCGTGTTCGTCCAAGATTTCTCTTGGTCGCGCACACTCTGA
- the trbG gene encoding P-type conjugative transfer protein TrbG produces MKKIAYFAAALAALPSIASAQDGPPLPDDMPPANAPMPAGGGAQVDPNAYISPRNPNLTRTQREGLSIARRWQAESAEGIKPVPGTEGAVLFAFGTSEPSVVCAVLQICDVQLQPGENINSVNVGDSARWLIEPAVSNSGPNETQHLIIKPLDANLNTTLIVTTDRRTYHIRLVSHRTQFMSRVAFTYPDEAQAKWAAFRARSDTARAENTMAVPDGARGTGRGGSEYLSNLDFHYSVDGRARWKPVRVYNDGVKTIIEMPHAMEQTEAPSLLIVRAGGSVSKAADTSIVNYRLQDGRYIVDQIFDQAVLISGVGKRQERVTITRGG; encoded by the coding sequence ATGAAGAAGATCGCCTATTTCGCCGCCGCCCTCGCGGCGCTGCCTTCGATCGCGTCCGCGCAGGACGGCCCGCCGCTTCCCGACGACATGCCGCCCGCGAACGCGCCCATGCCTGCCGGGGGAGGGGCGCAAGTAGATCCCAATGCCTATATCAGCCCGCGCAATCCGAACCTGACGCGCACCCAGCGCGAGGGTCTGTCGATCGCGCGGCGCTGGCAGGCGGAAAGCGCCGAAGGCATCAAGCCGGTGCCGGGCACCGAAGGCGCGGTATTGTTCGCCTTCGGCACCTCCGAACCCTCCGTGGTCTGTGCTGTGCTGCAAATCTGCGATGTGCAGTTGCAGCCGGGCGAGAACATCAATTCGGTCAACGTGGGCGATAGCGCCCGCTGGCTGATCGAACCGGCCGTTTCCAATTCCGGGCCGAACGAAACCCAGCATCTTATCATCAAGCCGCTCGATGCGAACTTGAATACAACGCTGATCGTGACGACCGATCGCCGCACCTACCATATCCGGTTGGTGTCGCACCGGACGCAATTCATGTCGCGGGTGGCGTTCACCTATCCCGATGAAGCGCAAGCCAAATGGGCCGCTTTCCGCGCTCGATCGGACACGGCGCGCGCCGAAAACACGATGGCGGTGCCCGATGGCGCGCGCGGGACGGGCAGGGGAGGGAGCGAATATCTCTCCAATCTCGATTTCCACTATAGCGTTGACGGCCGCGCACGCTGGAAGCCCGTCCGGGTTTACAATGATGGCGTCAAAACCATCATCGAAATGCCGCACGCGATGGAGCAGACGGAAGCGCCATCGCTGCTGATCGTCCGGGCCGGGGGCAGCGTCTCCAAGGCGGCTGATACCTCCATCGTCAATTACCGGCTCCAAGATGGCCGCTACATTGTCGATCAGATTTTTGACCAAGCGGTCCTCATCTCCGGTGTCGGCAAGCGCCAAGAGCGCGTCACCATCACAAGGGGGGGCTGA
- a CDS encoding SPOR domain-containing protein produces the protein MRGAIFVSVAFLLTSCAGVSHRDSFAVPAPPDQAQALVDDSVAELVKLYPPAISRVLIPTTGGGAYGDGLRSSMRQAGYAVIEAGKGVKPDPAATPLRYYVDQPIADSYRVTLRVGAQTFSRIYGVDEKGIYPSAGWALDLTGATPELIERANRPVAPAAPPPVPSPVASTQPGFGGNGTEAGTWSVSLTGFSSESAARAYWRATARLRPSWASVTPRFVQNGRSHGIQFGQFQSSATARAKCKGIRAARCGVVKAG, from the coding sequence GTGCGCGGTGCGATTTTTGTATCAGTGGCTTTCCTGCTTACGAGCTGCGCGGGCGTTTCGCACCGGGACAGCTTCGCCGTTCCGGCTCCTCCCGATCAGGCCCAAGCCCTCGTTGACGATTCCGTGGCGGAGCTGGTGAAACTCTACCCGCCTGCGATTAGCCGGGTGCTGATCCCGACTACCGGGGGCGGGGCCTATGGTGACGGCTTGCGCTCCTCGATGCGCCAAGCAGGCTATGCGGTGATTGAGGCGGGCAAGGGCGTGAAGCCCGATCCTGCGGCCACGCCGTTGCGCTATTACGTCGATCAGCCAATTGCCGATTCCTACCGCGTGACGCTGCGGGTCGGCGCGCAAACTTTCTCCCGCATCTATGGCGTGGATGAAAAGGGTATCTACCCGTCTGCCGGGTGGGCGCTCGATCTGACCGGCGCAACGCCGGAGCTGATCGAACGGGCGAACCGGCCCGTAGCGCCTGCCGCACCTCCTCCCGTTCCGTCGCCCGTCGCCAGCACGCAACCCGGCTTCGGCGGCAATGGAACAGAGGCCGGAACGTGGTCTGTCAGCCTGACGGGCTTCTCCTCCGAAAGCGCAGCACGCGCCTATTGGCGCGCGACGGCGCGCCTTCGCCCTTCGTGGGCGAGCGTGACGCCGCGCTTTGTCCAAAACGGACGCTCTCACGGCATCCAATTCGGACAGTTTCAATCCAGCGCGACGGCGCGCGCCAAGT